In one window of Nicotiana tabacum cultivar K326 chromosome 12, ASM71507v2, whole genome shotgun sequence DNA:
- the LOC107821314 gene encoding serine/threonine-protein kinase PBL34 isoform X1: MGLDGDGIKVESCESKGKKKKKEKEEKEGVEDTGCWIKLRFIGSCISSKSKVDSSISSISTICAENKSKNDTSKDQPIAQVISSTTTSNAESNSSTSKLEEELRVSSRLRKFTFNDLKLATRNFRPESLLGEGGFGCVFKGWIEENGTAPVKPGTGLTVAVKTLNHDGLQGHKEWLAEVNYLSDLIHQNLVNLIGYCIEDDQRLLVYEFMPRGSLENHLFRRSLPLPWSIRMKIALGAAKGLAFLHEEAERPVIYRDFKTSNILLDADYNAKLSDFGLAKDGPEGDKTHVSTRVMGTYGYAAPEYVMTGHLTSKSDVYSFGVVLLEMITGRRSMDKNRPNGEHNLVEWARPQLGERRRFYRLIDPRLEGHFSIKGAQKAAQLAARCLSRDPKVRPMMSEVVEALKPLPSLKDMASSSYYFQTMQADRVGFSPNTKDGLRTQRSFSRNGQLPPRSLSIPNGSHASPHHYQFPQNSPKPKPDGKS, translated from the exons ATGGGATTAGATGGTGATGGTATAAAGGTGGAGTCTTGTGAATCaaaggggaagaagaagaagaaggagaaagaagaaaaagagggtgTAGAGGATACTGGTTGCTGGATTAAGTTGAGGTTTATTGGTAgctgtatttcctcaaaatctaaAGTTGACAGTTCCATCAGTAGCATCAGCACTATCTGTG CAGAAAATAAATCCAAAAATGATACAAGCAAAGACCAGCCCATTGCTCAGGTTATCTCATCAACGACCACAAGTAATGCGGAAAGTAACTCTTCTACCTCTAAACTTGAAGAGGAACTTAGAGTTTCTTCTCGGCTTCGGAAGTTCACATTTAATGATTTGAAGTTGGCCACGAGAAACTTCAGACCAGAATCCCTTCTTGGTGAAGGGGGTTTTGGCTGTGTCTTCAAGGGGTGGATTGAAGAGAATGGGACAGCACCTGTCAAACCCGGGACAGGGCTTACTGTTGCTGTGAAAACTCTAAATCATGATGGGCTTCAGGGTCATAAAGAATGGCTG GCCGAAGTAAATTATCTTAGCGATCTCATTCATCAAAATTTAGTTAACCTAATTGGCTACTGTATTGAAGATGATCAGAGGCTATTAGTTTATGAATTTATGCCACGAGGAAGCTTGGAAAATCATCTTTTCAGGA GGTCCCTGCCCCTTCCATGGTCTATCCGCATGAAGATAGCTCTTGGTGCGGCAAAAGGTCTTGCTTTTCTTCACGAGGAAGCAGAAAGACCAGTGATATACCGTGATTTCAAAACATCCAACATTCTGCTGGATGCG GATTACAATGCCAAACTTTCTGATTTTGGACTTGCCAAAGATGGTCCAGAGGGTGACAAAACTCATGTTTCTACGCGTGTCATGGGGACATATGGTTATGCAGCCCCGGAGTATGTGATGACAG GACATCTGACATCAAAGAGTGACGTGTACAGTTTTGGTGTAGTTCTGCTTGAAATGATAACAGGTAGGAGATCAATGGACAAGAACCGGCCCAACGGCGAACACAACCTTGTTGAATGGGCGCGGCCACAACTGGGTGAAAGGAGGAGATTTTACCGCTTGATAGATCCTAGACTTGAAGGTCATTTTTCTATTAAAGGCGCCCAAAAAGCTGCACAGTTGGCTGCTCGGTGCCTTAGCCGGGATCCCAAAGTCAGACCTATGATGAGTGAAGTGGTTGAAGCCTTAAAGCCATTACCAAGTCTCAAGGACATGGCAAGTTCATCTTACTATTTTCAGACCATGCAAGCGGACCGAGTTGGGTTCAGCCCAAATACCAAAGATGGCCTTAGAACACAGAGATCATTCTCAAGGAATGGACAACTGCCTCCAAGAAGTCTCTCAATTCCAAATGGTTCTCATGCTTCTCCACATCATTATCAGTTTCCTCAGAATTCACCAAAACCAAAACCAGATGGCAAATCATAG
- the LOC107821314 gene encoding serine/threonine-protein kinase PBL34 isoform X2, with protein sequence MGLDGDGIKVESCESKGKKKKKEKEEKEGVEDTGCWIKLRFIGSCISSKSKVDSSISSISTICENKSKNDTSKDQPIAQVISSTTTSNAESNSSTSKLEEELRVSSRLRKFTFNDLKLATRNFRPESLLGEGGFGCVFKGWIEENGTAPVKPGTGLTVAVKTLNHDGLQGHKEWLAEVNYLSDLIHQNLVNLIGYCIEDDQRLLVYEFMPRGSLENHLFRRSLPLPWSIRMKIALGAAKGLAFLHEEAERPVIYRDFKTSNILLDADYNAKLSDFGLAKDGPEGDKTHVSTRVMGTYGYAAPEYVMTGHLTSKSDVYSFGVVLLEMITGRRSMDKNRPNGEHNLVEWARPQLGERRRFYRLIDPRLEGHFSIKGAQKAAQLAARCLSRDPKVRPMMSEVVEALKPLPSLKDMASSSYYFQTMQADRVGFSPNTKDGLRTQRSFSRNGQLPPRSLSIPNGSHASPHHYQFPQNSPKPKPDGKS encoded by the exons ATGGGATTAGATGGTGATGGTATAAAGGTGGAGTCTTGTGAATCaaaggggaagaagaagaagaaggagaaagaagaaaaagagggtgTAGAGGATACTGGTTGCTGGATTAAGTTGAGGTTTATTGGTAgctgtatttcctcaaaatctaaAGTTGACAGTTCCATCAGTAGCATCAGCACTATCTGTG AAAATAAATCCAAAAATGATACAAGCAAAGACCAGCCCATTGCTCAGGTTATCTCATCAACGACCACAAGTAATGCGGAAAGTAACTCTTCTACCTCTAAACTTGAAGAGGAACTTAGAGTTTCTTCTCGGCTTCGGAAGTTCACATTTAATGATTTGAAGTTGGCCACGAGAAACTTCAGACCAGAATCCCTTCTTGGTGAAGGGGGTTTTGGCTGTGTCTTCAAGGGGTGGATTGAAGAGAATGGGACAGCACCTGTCAAACCCGGGACAGGGCTTACTGTTGCTGTGAAAACTCTAAATCATGATGGGCTTCAGGGTCATAAAGAATGGCTG GCCGAAGTAAATTATCTTAGCGATCTCATTCATCAAAATTTAGTTAACCTAATTGGCTACTGTATTGAAGATGATCAGAGGCTATTAGTTTATGAATTTATGCCACGAGGAAGCTTGGAAAATCATCTTTTCAGGA GGTCCCTGCCCCTTCCATGGTCTATCCGCATGAAGATAGCTCTTGGTGCGGCAAAAGGTCTTGCTTTTCTTCACGAGGAAGCAGAAAGACCAGTGATATACCGTGATTTCAAAACATCCAACATTCTGCTGGATGCG GATTACAATGCCAAACTTTCTGATTTTGGACTTGCCAAAGATGGTCCAGAGGGTGACAAAACTCATGTTTCTACGCGTGTCATGGGGACATATGGTTATGCAGCCCCGGAGTATGTGATGACAG GACATCTGACATCAAAGAGTGACGTGTACAGTTTTGGTGTAGTTCTGCTTGAAATGATAACAGGTAGGAGATCAATGGACAAGAACCGGCCCAACGGCGAACACAACCTTGTTGAATGGGCGCGGCCACAACTGGGTGAAAGGAGGAGATTTTACCGCTTGATAGATCCTAGACTTGAAGGTCATTTTTCTATTAAAGGCGCCCAAAAAGCTGCACAGTTGGCTGCTCGGTGCCTTAGCCGGGATCCCAAAGTCAGACCTATGATGAGTGAAGTGGTTGAAGCCTTAAAGCCATTACCAAGTCTCAAGGACATGGCAAGTTCATCTTACTATTTTCAGACCATGCAAGCGGACCGAGTTGGGTTCAGCCCAAATACCAAAGATGGCCTTAGAACACAGAGATCATTCTCAAGGAATGGACAACTGCCTCCAAGAAGTCTCTCAATTCCAAATGGTTCTCATGCTTCTCCACATCATTATCAGTTTCCTCAGAATTCACCAAAACCAAAACCAGATGGCAAATCATAG